A portion of the Sabethes cyaneus chromosome 3, idSabCyanKW18_F2, whole genome shotgun sequence genome contains these proteins:
- the LOC128740042 gene encoding uncharacterized protein LOC128740042, protein MAFLIKKLCELNCFIWVDLRFKVFSNLKDHDHVPLVALVPKYYDVAIAKLDEFFQPRHQSTSERRKLRQLKQLNGERFADFVIRLRQQVSECGFEKYGSEMAQILSEIYLTDAVVEGCLSTEVRRRILMKDLAFAESEALGISQEAVEQQIEAIASGQPTDQVYKVTHSKRDCSDSNSEYKFSAGDSKKARVTFRGRKEEKTCFNCGRVGHMSTAWSCPARGKQCHKCKSYGHFETLCRKMRQEESNKQSRNQ, encoded by the coding sequence ATGGCATTTCTGATCAAAAAGTTATGCGAGCTAAATTGCTTCATCTGGGTGGATCTGCGCTTCAAAGTCTTTTCGAATTTAAAAGATCATGATCACGTTCCTCTTGTGGCTTTGGTACCAAAATATTACGACGTTGCTATTGCTAAACTGGACGAATTCTTTCAACCTCGTCATCAAAGCACTTCGGAACGGAGGAAATTACGTCAATTAAAGCAACTGAATGGCGAGCGGTTTGCTGATTTTGTAATTCGACTACGGCAGCAAGTTTCAGAATGCGGATTCGAAAAATATGGTTCGGAAATGGCGCAAATTTTGAGCGAAATTTATTTAACAGATGCTGTAGTTGAAGGATGCCTTTCCACGGAAGTGCGCAGGAGAATTTTGATGAAAGATTTGGCGTTTGCCGAAAGTGAAGCTTTGGGAATTTCCCAAGAAGCTGTGGAACAACAAATAGAAGCTATTGCATCAGGTCAGCCGACAGATCAGGTGTACAAAGTTACTCATTCTAAACGTGATTGCTCTGATTCAAACTCAGAATACAAGTTTAGTGCTGGAGATTCTAAGAAGGCGCGTGTTACGTTCCGGGGACGAAAGGAGGAGAAAACTTGCTTCAACTGCGGACGAGTTGGGCATATGAGTACGGCTTGGTCATGTCCAGCTCGGGGCAAGCAGTGTCATAAATGTAAAAGTTATGGACACTTCGAGACACTGTGCCGGAAGATGCGACAAGAAGAATCGAACAAACAATCCAGGAACCAGTGA